ATGCGCACTTACACGGTCCGTGCCCTGCGCCCCGAGGTTCCGGCTTCGGGTGGGAAGCCAGCCGTTCCTGCTGAGCTGGACATCGATTTTGTGCTGCATTTGGATGCCGGATCTGGACCAGCGGCCGAATGGGCCGCCGCTGCACAACCGGGGGACTCGCTGACGTTGGTGGGCCCGTGTGCGCGCTGGGGGGATTGTGTGGGCATTGAGTTTGCGCCCGGGGAGTCTCAGCGCGTCCTGCTCGTTGGGGATGAGACGGCGGTTCCCGCAATTGCCGCCATTCTTGAAACCCTGCCCCCGCATGTCAGCGGCCATGCCGTGCTGGAAGTGCCACTGGCTGACGATTTCCTTGATATTACGACGCCGGCCAATGTGGAAGTTCGGTGGTTGGCGCGTGGGGGAAATCCGCACGGTGAGGTGATGTCAGCGCAGGTGAGATCCCTTGTTGTGCCGGCAGCGTGCGCGGTGGGAGAGGAGCCCGAAGAGGTGGATATTGACTCTGCCATCCTGTGGGAAACCCCCGCTACGGCCACCGGTCATGGCTTATACGCCTGGATTGCTGGAGAGGCGGCAACAATCCGAGAGCTGCGCCGCTACCTGGTCCGGGATGTGGGTATGGACAGGAACGCGGTGGCGTTCATGGGATATTGGCGCAAAGGTCAGGCGCTTTCATAATAATTGGTGGCAGCTCCCTGCCAACTACTGACTTTGGTGGCGAACCGGGGCATAATTTCACTCATCCCCACGAGGTTTTCCATTCAGTAAAATGTCCGCAAGGAGCAACACCATGGCAACACAACTGAACCCGTATTTGAATTTTAGCGGTAACGCACGGGAAGCCATGGAGTTCTATCATGGTGTTTTTGGTGGTGAGCTGGAGCTAAGCACGTTTGGAGATTTTGCGATGGCTTCGGACCCGGGCGACGCGGACAAGATCATGCATTCAAGGCTGGTGAGTGAGAACTCGTTGGTGCTGATGGGTTCAGACACACCCAGTTCCATGGAAATTTCCCGGGGCACTGACCATGCCGTGTCCCTCAGTGGCCAGGACGAGGTAGAGCTGCGCGATTATTGGGACAAGCTCTCCACCGGTGGCCAGATTGTGATGGCGCTCGAGGCGGCTCCGTGGGGAGACGTCTTCGGCATGTGCACCGATAAGTTTGGTGTGCCATGGATGCTTAACATTGATATGACTCCACAGGCATGACACGTTTTATGATGAAGAGGCTTCTGAGCGAGGAGTGAAGCAGGTATTTAGTGGGGTAACTGCCCGAGAATCCTGGCTAGTTCGGCACGGTCGTGTGCGTTGAGGGTGGCAAAGTACTCCGTGGACTTGTCGCGGCGCTCGGCACGGATGCTGTTATAAAGCTCGGCTCCGGCATCGGTGGCCACGATGAGCTTGGCTCGCCTGTCGGTGGGGTCCGGTTCTCTGCACAGAAGCCCCTTAGCCTCGAGTTGGTCAACCACTTCAGTGGCCGAACGTGGCGCAATACGCAAACGCTCGGCCAGATCCTTTAGCCGAGTCACACCGACCGCACCGGATGCCCCGCTATTGCAGTTCGCAGCATTGCGGTTCGCAGCATTGCAGCTGGCAGAGCCCGGTGAGACATCCGGCTGCGCCCGCTCCTGCTGCGCCGGCGCTGGTTCACCCGGGACGGGCTCACCCGGCGCTGGACGATTGCGCTGCAATGTCATCAGTGCCCGCCACTGATGCGGGGTTAATTCCCAAGGGGCCAGCTGTTGGGACCACGTCCGGCGCAGCCCCCGAAATGCCGCGTGAAAGAGTTCGCCCAGATCGGTCGCGTCGTCAATGGATGCCATAAAAACAGCATACTAAATTTGACCCCCAACCACATAGTGAGGTAACCTCGCTAATAGTTGGTGCGAGTCCCGCGCCCCGCACACCATCTGGAGGTGGCGCCCTTGACTAAAAGAAACGTCAACCAAAAACAAAGGCCCAGCCGTGAACTGTCCGGCTCACCAGGCCTGAATTCACGCGGGCCCGCCCGCGTGAAACCCGGGGATGAAGCGCAAATCAAGCGCCACCCGGTGAGCATGCGCCGCATTGTGGCCTTGTTCGCACCACACAAGGCGAGTATTGCCGCCGTCGTACTCTTGATCAGTGCCTCCAGCCTGATCT
This genomic window from Arthrobacter sp. TMP15 contains:
- a CDS encoding VOC family protein, producing MATQLNPYLNFSGNAREAMEFYHGVFGGELELSTFGDFAMASDPGDADKIMHSRLVSENSLVLMGSDTPSSMEISRGTDHAVSLSGQDEVELRDYWDKLSTGGQIVMALEAAPWGDVFGMCTDKFGVPWMLNIDMTPQA
- a CDS encoding MarR family transcriptional regulator, whose amino-acid sequence is MASIDDATDLGELFHAAFRGLRRTWSQQLAPWELTPHQWRALMTLQRNRPAPGEPVPGEPAPAQQERAQPDVSPGSASCNAANRNAANCNSGASGAVGVTRLKDLAERLRIAPRSATEVVDQLEAKGLLCREPDPTDRRAKLIVATDAGAELYNSIRAERRDKSTEYFATLNAHDRAELARILGQLPH
- a CDS encoding siderophore-interacting protein, producing the protein MSAAILAATSMQEPLVADPIKPMRSFDLRVSAVQRLSEHFRRITLVGDDLALFGSNAAGETLDLRVKVMIPSPGHALPELNNIRGSLQDDWYRNWLALDEAVRGVMRTYTVRALRPEVPASGGKPAVPAELDIDFVLHLDAGSGPAAEWAAAAQPGDSLTLVGPCARWGDCVGIEFAPGESQRVLLVGDETAVPAIAAILETLPPHVSGHAVLEVPLADDFLDITTPANVEVRWLARGGNPHGEVMSAQVRSLVVPAACAVGEEPEEVDIDSAILWETPATATGHGLYAWIAGEAATIRELRRYLVRDVGMDRNAVAFMGYWRKGQALS